From Chloracidobacterium sp. N, the proteins below share one genomic window:
- a CDS encoding RNA-guided endonuclease TnpB family protein, whose amino-acid sequence MQLTHKIALCPTPEQVDYFKRACGTARRVWNWALNEWNRQYAAGGRPNAMALKKQFNAIKYTDPQWLDENGRPWLQDIHRDAHAQPFAHLAKAWERFFTDLKAGKEAHAPRFKKKGRCRDSFYVANDKFRLVGKTIRLPKIGEVAMTEELRFKGKILGATVSRTADRWFVAIQVEVPDAQFYRRRTSHEVNGIDLGIKAAATISSGEVIEAPKPLKAALRRLEIRSRRLSRKLEAARKAAGFERHARLPEGTRLPVSNNRQKSAAILARLYARMANIRADFTHKLTTRLCRENQALVIEDLNVKGMLQNEKLARAISDVGFGMLRSQLEYKARRYGTQLTIADRWYPSSRLCSICGWKNEALTLRDRTWVCAQCGAHHDRDLNAALNLKRLATETALPVASPSSNGGAAAGTVPAVVGKVTPVRYDGGQQDASGQEENRAHFCAHS is encoded by the coding sequence ATGCAACTGACCCACAAGATTGCTCTTTGTCCGACTCCTGAGCAAGTGGACTACTTCAAGCGCGCCTGCGGCACGGCGCGGCGTGTTTGGAACTGGGCGCTCAATGAGTGGAACAGGCAATACGCAGCAGGCGGCAGGCCAAACGCCATGGCGCTCAAAAAACAGTTCAACGCCATCAAGTACACCGACCCGCAGTGGCTCGATGAGAACGGTCGGCCTTGGTTGCAAGACATTCACCGGGATGCCCACGCCCAGCCGTTTGCCCATCTCGCCAAAGCCTGGGAAAGATTCTTCACCGACCTCAAGGCTGGCAAAGAGGCACACGCACCGCGCTTCAAGAAAAAGGGGCGCTGCCGCGACAGCTTTTACGTAGCCAACGACAAGTTCCGTCTGGTCGGTAAGACGATCCGCCTACCCAAGATCGGCGAAGTCGCCATGACCGAGGAACTGCGATTCAAAGGAAAGATACTGGGCGCAACGGTTTCTCGCACCGCGGATCGTTGGTTTGTGGCAATACAGGTCGAGGTGCCTGATGCGCAATTCTATCGGCGTCGCACGTCGCACGAGGTCAACGGCATCGACCTGGGCATCAAGGCTGCTGCAACGATCTCCAGCGGTGAAGTCATCGAGGCGCCAAAGCCGCTCAAAGCCGCGCTGCGCCGTCTGGAAATCCGTAGCCGACGTCTCAGCCGCAAGCTGGAAGCCGCCAGGAAGGCAGCCGGATTTGAACGCCATGCCCGCCTGCCTGAAGGAACGCGCCTGCCGGTATCGAACAACCGGCAGAAGTCCGCTGCGATATTGGCACGGCTCTATGCCCGCATGGCCAATATCCGAGCGGATTTCACCCACAAGCTCACGACTCGACTCTGCCGCGAAAACCAAGCGTTGGTGATCGAGGATTTAAACGTCAAAGGGATGCTGCAGAACGAGAAACTCGCCCGCGCCATCTCTGACGTGGGTTTTGGGATGTTGCGCTCGCAGTTGGAATACAAGGCCCGGCGCTACGGTACTCAGCTTACCATCGCTGATCGCTGGTATCCAAGTAGCCGACTGTGCTCCATCTGTGGCTGGAAGAACGAGGCGCTGACATTGAGAGATCGAACATGGGTGTGTGCTCAATGTGGTGCGCACCATGACCGTGACCTCAATGCGGCGCTGAACCTGAAACGGCTGGCAACCGAAACTGCCCTACCCGTGGCGAGTCCGTCCAGCAATGGCGGCGCTGCGGCGGGGACCGTCCCCGCCGTAGTCGGGAAAGTCACGCCTGTCAGATACGACGGTGGTCAACAGGACGCGTCGGGGCAGGAAGAGAACCGTGCGCACTTTTGCGCACATTCTTGA
- a CDS encoding response regulator, which yields MPSDPSWTPDSAALQRNLAQVRRLRWLYAVLLLTLTALMIAGQVAVQTFIHRQRDDARIINIAGRQRMRSQRLTKCLLAWQVAATPAERQAYLDELRDTLKQWKAAHQTLQDGNSETGLTACSTPASRAALQSTLPHFNAMVSTLEQVLATTDATGLPRPPTPEQFQTVLKHQRLFLARMETVVDELEAGSNACRVQLQVFGWVWLGVVLVIFTLEGNFIVRRALKQTTAVIREISLARDRLASLNRRLEQARDAAQAAARAKSAFLANMSHEIRTPMNGVIGMSNLLASTPLSGEQREYLETIRSSAESLLVILNDILDFSKIEAGALHIEQTPFDLRECIESTLDVIAEPASRKRLDVAYLIEDNVPTTIVSDPTRFRQVLLNLLSNAIKFTEQGEVVVTVSAEPLDDDEPSLTKLTANDRPRRYELRVDVRDTGIGIPPEAHDRVFRDFEQATETTYRVYGGTGLGLAISKRLVEMLGGNIWFESEVGRGTTFHFTLLCESAPNQPRVYVRGSLPELENKIALVVDDNATNRHILEYQLRAWHATPLMAASAAEALHCLQQPGTKVDIFILDVQLPDMDGLTLAREIRRQPAYARTPILFFGSTMEESLKAQLSTFAPSAMMPKPIRLMRFQRQLEELLAPRPEPAPSTPQPLFDATLGQQHPLRVLVVEDNVVNRKLAVRMLEKLGYQPDTASDGIEGVEAILGAVACEKPYDLVFMDVQMPGKDGLEAVREVRAALAPDMCPRFIALTAAVLEEERRAAFAAGVDDYLGKPFTIHDLVAALQATSPLTRRHRAKSTGEPDSSLPYSTR from the coding sequence ATGCCTTCCGATCCCTCCTGGACTCCCGACAGTGCGGCTCTCCAACGTAACCTGGCACAGGTACGGCGGCTTCGGTGGCTGTATGCCGTTCTGCTGCTGACGCTCACGGCTCTGATGATTGCCGGGCAGGTTGCCGTACAGACCTTCATTCACCGGCAGCGCGACGACGCCCGCATCATCAACATTGCCGGTCGCCAGCGCATGCGCAGCCAACGGCTGACCAAGTGCCTTCTGGCCTGGCAGGTCGCAGCGACGCCAGCGGAACGCCAGGCTTACCTTGACGAACTGCGGGACACCCTCAAGCAGTGGAAAGCGGCCCACCAGACGCTCCAGGATGGCAACTCCGAAACCGGCCTGACGGCGTGCAGCACGCCGGCCTCCCGTGCGGCCCTTCAGTCCACCCTGCCCCACTTCAACGCCATGGTCAGCACGCTGGAGCAGGTGTTGGCCACGACGGATGCCACGGGCCTGCCCCGCCCACCCACACCGGAGCAGTTTCAAACTGTCCTGAAACACCAACGGCTGTTTCTGGCCAGGATGGAAACCGTCGTTGACGAACTCGAAGCCGGATCGAATGCGTGCCGCGTGCAGTTGCAGGTTTTTGGGTGGGTCTGGCTGGGCGTGGTGCTGGTCATCTTCACTCTGGAGGGGAATTTCATCGTCCGCCGGGCGCTGAAACAGACGACCGCCGTCATCCGTGAAATTTCGCTGGCGCGCGACCGTCTGGCCAGCCTCAACCGGCGGCTGGAACAGGCCCGTGATGCCGCCCAGGCCGCAGCCCGCGCCAAATCAGCTTTTCTGGCCAACATGAGCCATGAGATTCGCACGCCGATGAACGGCGTCATCGGCATGTCCAACCTGCTGGCCAGCACGCCGCTTTCCGGCGAACAGCGCGAATACCTGGAAACCATCCGCTCCAGCGCCGAGAGCCTGCTCGTCATCCTCAACGACATTCTGGACTTCTCGAAAATCGAAGCCGGCGCGCTCCACATCGAGCAGACGCCGTTTGATCTGCGTGAGTGCATCGAAAGCACACTGGATGTCATTGCCGAACCGGCCAGCCGCAAGCGGCTGGATGTGGCCTACCTCATCGAAGACAACGTCCCGACCACGATTGTCAGTGACCCGACACGCTTCCGGCAGGTGCTGCTCAACCTGCTCAGCAACGCCATCAAATTCACCGAGCAGGGCGAAGTCGTCGTGACGGTCAGCGCCGAACCACTCGACGATGACGAGCCAAGCCTGACCAAACTTACCGCCAACGACCGACCCCGGCGCTACGAACTGCGGGTGGATGTGCGCGACACCGGCATTGGCATCCCGCCCGAAGCCCACGACCGGGTGTTTCGGGATTTCGAACAGGCAACGGAAACGACCTACCGGGTTTACGGCGGCACAGGTCTGGGACTGGCCATCTCCAAACGCCTGGTCGAAATGCTGGGCGGCAACATCTGGTTTGAAAGCGAAGTCGGACGGGGGACGACCTTCCACTTCACCCTACTGTGTGAATCCGCTCCCAACCAGCCACGGGTGTACGTCCGCGGCTCGCTGCCCGAACTCGAAAACAAAATCGCCCTCGTGGTGGATGACAACGCGACCAACCGGCACATTCTGGAGTACCAGCTTCGCGCCTGGCACGCCACGCCGCTGATGGCAGCGTCGGCTGCCGAAGCCCTGCACTGCCTGCAACAACCGGGCACCAAAGTGGACATCTTCATTCTCGACGTGCAGTTGCCCGACATGGACGGTCTGACCCTGGCCAGGGAAATCCGCAGGCAACCAGCCTATGCCCGGACGCCGATTCTGTTCTTCGGTTCAACGATGGAAGAAAGTCTCAAGGCGCAGCTCAGCACGTTTGCGCCGTCCGCGATGATGCCCAAGCCCATCCGTCTGATGCGCTTTCAGCGCCAACTGGAAGAGCTGCTTGCACCGCGTCCCGAACCAGCGCCCAGCACGCCCCAACCGCTGTTTGATGCCACTCTTGGGCAGCAGCATCCCCTGCGGGTGCTTGTCGTCGAAGATAATGTCGTCAACCGGAAGCTGGCCGTGCGGATGCTCGAAAAACTGGGGTATCAGCCCGATACCGCCTCGGATGGCATCGAGGGGGTGGAAGCCATCCTGGGCGCGGTCGCCTGTGAAAAACCCTACGACCTGGTCTTCATGGACGTACAAATGCCGGGAAAAGACGGACTGGAAGCCGTCCGGGAAGTGCGGGCGGCACTGGCGCCAGATATGTGTCCACGCTTCATCGCGCTCACGGCGGCGGTGCTGGAGGAAGAACGCCGCGCCGCCTTTGCCGCCGGCGTGGACGACTACCTGGGCAAGCCCTTCACGATCCATGATCTGGTGGCGGCCCTCCAGGCCACATCGCCGCTGACCCGACGCCACCGGGCCAAATCCACCGGGGAGCCGGACTCTAGCTTGCCGTATAGTACGCGATAG
- a CDS encoding ferrous iron transport protein A codes for MTLDALAIGATARVERVRGGRAIAQRLQEMGLTTGVVVKLIRVAPLGDPLEIELRGYRLSLRKDEAAAIEVSPGE; via the coding sequence ATGACACTCGATGCCCTGGCCATCGGTGCGACGGCCCGCGTCGAGCGCGTCCGGGGCGGGCGGGCCATTGCCCAGCGCCTCCAGGAAATGGGTCTGACGACCGGCGTTGTGGTCAAACTCATCCGCGTTGCCCCGCTGGGCGATCCGCTGGAAATCGAGCTGCGGGGCTATCGGCTGTCGCTGCGCAAGGATGAGGCCGCTGCCATTGAAGTCTCCCCAGGTGAGTAA
- a CDS encoding IS607 family transposase, whose translation MLVESTISTGKAAKLLGVSVKTLQRWEREGRLIPVARTDSNRRLYTETQIREFIGLRQANHAPTKLVAYCRVSSAAQKPDLANQRKVLEAFVVAKGLAGVEFIEEVGGGLDFRRKRFLALMDEIGRREVRMLILAHRDRLTRFGFEWFEHYAQTHGCEVLVLNQERLSPEQEMVQDLMTIVRCFSSRLYGLRNYRKKLDEALKQDANDVKKAQQCN comes from the coding sequence ATGCTTGTGGAAAGCACTATAAGCACAGGCAAGGCGGCAAAACTCCTTGGTGTCTCGGTCAAGACGTTGCAGCGTTGGGAACGCGAAGGAAGGCTAATTCCGGTGGCCCGAACGGACAGCAACCGCCGCCTCTACACTGAGACGCAGATCCGTGAGTTCATCGGTTTGCGGCAGGCCAACCATGCGCCAACAAAGCTTGTCGCCTACTGTCGGGTATCGAGTGCGGCGCAGAAGCCGGACCTGGCGAATCAGCGCAAAGTGCTGGAAGCGTTCGTGGTGGCGAAGGGATTGGCGGGGGTCGAGTTTATCGAGGAAGTGGGCGGCGGGCTGGACTTCAGGCGCAAGCGGTTTCTGGCCCTTATGGACGAGATTGGGCGACGGGAAGTCAGGATGCTAATCCTCGCTCACCGGGACCGCCTCACCCGTTTCGGCTTTGAGTGGTTCGAACATTACGCCCAAACCCATGGCTGCGAAGTGCTGGTACTCAACCAGGAACGGCTGTCTCCCGAACAGGAAATGGTGCAAGACTTAATGACCATCGTGCGCTGTTTTTCGTCTCGGCTATACGGTTTGAGGAACTATCGAAAGAAGTTGGATGAAGCGCTGAAACAGGATGCGAATGACGTCAAAAAGGCCCAACAATGCAACTGA
- a CDS encoding FeoA family protein, producing MKRWLAALRPSSATSATPQTLADVPAGERVRVRRLLDMDGAETLRERGLCETSEVRVIADGDPLVCSVLGVRMTLNRHTAQGILVERLP from the coding sequence ATGAAACGCTGGCTTGCCGCCTTACGCCCTTCCTCGGCAACTTCCGCCACACCCCAAACCCTGGCCGATGTCCCGGCCGGCGAGCGCGTGCGCGTCCGGCGGCTGCTGGACATGGACGGCGCGGAAACCCTGCGGGAGCGCGGGCTGTGTGAGACTTCTGAAGTGCGTGTCATTGCGGACGGCGATCCGCTGGTGTGTTCCGTGCTCGGCGTACGGATGACGCTCAACCGCCACACGGCGCAGGGCATTCTCGTGGAGCGCCTGCCATGA
- a CDS encoding sulfite oxidase heme-binding subunit YedZ, giving the protein MFDPAFAQRLVLLNGLFPLALCGWDGFRGQLGANPLEFILRLTGGLALVFLTLTLTVTPLVAWFGPPWLIRLRRTLGLLAFFHASLHFTAYVWFDKMFDLAAVGVDVLRRPFILFGMLGFLVMIPLAATSTNRMIKRLGAARWKRLHRLTYVAAVAGVIHFYLFVKADTTMPLAFAAIVGLLLVYRWLRAQQLTTLGLDPKR; this is encoded by the coding sequence TTGTTTGACCCAGCCTTTGCGCAGCGGCTGGTGCTGCTCAACGGACTGTTTCCGCTGGCGCTGTGCGGATGGGACGGATTCCGGGGCCAGCTTGGGGCCAATCCGCTGGAGTTCATCCTCCGCCTGACCGGCGGCCTGGCGCTGGTCTTTCTGACCCTGACCCTGACCGTAACCCCGCTGGTGGCCTGGTTTGGTCCGCCCTGGCTCATCCGGCTGCGGCGCACGCTGGGACTGCTGGCGTTTTTCCATGCCAGCCTGCACTTCACGGCTTACGTCTGGTTCGACAAGATGTTTGACTTGGCGGCCGTGGGTGTGGATGTCCTGCGCCGGCCGTTCATCCTGTTCGGCATGCTGGGTTTTCTCGTCATGATTCCGCTGGCGGCCACATCCACCAACCGGATGATCAAGCGGCTGGGCGCGGCGCGCTGGAAACGCCTGCACCGCCTGACCTACGTGGCAGCCGTGGCTGGCGTCATCCACTTCTACCTGTTTGTCAAAGCCGATACGACCATGCCGCTGGCCTTTGCCGCCATCGTCGGCCTCCTGCTGGTCTATCGCTGGTTGCGGGCACAGCAACTCACCACCCTGGGCCTCGACCCCAAACGCTGA